The following are from one region of the Pseudazoarcus pumilus genome:
- a CDS encoding TetR family transcriptional regulator produces the protein MTETASPPKTTRRSAPRPRRNAGETRERLLQAATAEFCERGYDGARMERIVRAAGCNIRMAYHYFGDKEGLYLTVLEHIYEDLRSKERELNLTHLEPVAGMRALVEFTFDHMADHPEFIALVRNENMLGGRMLKKSGKVAQQTTPLVGMIRDTLVRGERAGLFRAGVDPLQLYVSILSLSLTHISNRYTLSTIFEKDLADPAWLAERRHHAVEVILAYLQSKPAVQAAG, from the coding sequence ATGACCGAAACCGCATCGCCGCCCAAGACCACCCGACGCAGCGCGCCGCGCCCCCGCCGCAACGCCGGCGAGACGCGCGAACGCCTGCTGCAGGCGGCGACCGCGGAATTCTGCGAGCGCGGCTACGACGGCGCACGCATGGAGCGCATCGTGCGTGCGGCCGGCTGCAACATCCGCATGGCGTACCACTACTTCGGGGACAAGGAAGGCCTGTATCTGACGGTGCTCGAGCACATCTACGAGGATCTGCGCTCCAAGGAGCGGGAACTCAACCTCACACACCTGGAGCCGGTCGCCGGCATGCGTGCACTGGTCGAGTTCACCTTCGATCACATGGCCGACCATCCCGAGTTCATTGCGCTGGTGCGCAACGAGAACATGCTCGGCGGGCGCATGCTCAAGAAATCCGGCAAGGTCGCACAGCAGACCACGCCGCTGGTGGGCATGATCCGCGACACGCTTGTGCGCGGCGAGCGTGCCGGGCTGTTTCGCGCCGGCGTCGATCCGCTGCAGTTGTATGTCTCCATCCTGTCGCTGTCGCTGACCCACATCTCCAACCGCTACACGCTGTCGACGATCTTCGAGAAGGATCTGGCCGACCCGGCCTGGCTGGCCGAGCGGCGGCATCACGCGGTCGAGGTCATACTCGCCTACCTGCAATCGAAACCGGCCGTGCAAGCGGCCGGCTGA
- a CDS encoding accessory factor UbiK family protein, whose product MTAPRFLDEIASKFAQLAEASPAKDIEKNAKALLGSAFERMDLVTREDFDVQREVLAQTRERLHALEARVAELESELARSRAGSSEE is encoded by the coding sequence ATGACCGCCCCCCGCTTCCTCGACGAGATTGCGTCGAAGTTCGCCCAATTGGCTGAAGCCAGTCCGGCCAAGGACATCGAGAAGAACGCCAAGGCACTGCTTGGCAGCGCCTTCGAGCGCATGGACCTGGTCACGCGAGAGGATTTCGACGTACAGCGCGAAGTGCTCGCGCAGACGCGCGAGCGCCTGCACGCGCTCGAGGCGCGCGTGGCCGAGCTCGAGAGCGAGCTGGCGCGGTCGCGTGCGGGGTCGTCCGAGGAGTGA
- a CDS encoding TRAP transporter large permease produces MVTTFLILLVVLLILGAPIFIALSGSVMTAMGTGSHVPLAIVIERLFAGLDKFSLMAIPFFILTGSLMSVGGLSQRIVHFANLLVGRFTGGLSITAVSSSMFFGAISGSSPATVVAVGGLLYPAMRRDGYSGPFSIGVIIASGSLGIIIPPSIVMIVYAAVTGVSVGALFMAGIGAGVLYAACFIPYCVWRARRDGVKPMTPPTLRELWLGLKDAAWGLGVPVVVLGGIYGGVFTPTEAAAVSVIYALLVSALIYREKTLGQLFRTMIDAATTTAQVMIILAAASVLAWFLTSNGLAVAVANAVLSLSENPYHIFLLINVTVLIVGMFLDAASIMVILAPLFYTIGIKVGIDPVHLGAVLTVNGAIGMFTPPFGLNLFVASSLGGVSYLQAVRGSLPFIGIAIAALLLLTYLPAVSMWLPNAVYGG; encoded by the coding sequence ATGGTCACGACCTTCCTGATTCTTCTCGTCGTGCTGCTGATCCTCGGCGCGCCGATCTTCATCGCCCTGTCCGGCTCGGTCATGACGGCCATGGGCACGGGCAGCCACGTGCCGCTGGCCATCGTCATCGAGCGCCTGTTCGCGGGCCTCGACAAGTTCTCACTGATGGCCATCCCGTTCTTCATCCTCACCGGCAGCCTGATGAGCGTGGGCGGGCTGTCGCAGCGCATCGTGCATTTCGCCAACCTGCTGGTGGGGCGCTTCACCGGCGGCCTGAGCATCACGGCGGTGAGTTCGAGCATGTTCTTCGGCGCGATCTCGGGCTCCAGCCCGGCCACCGTGGTGGCGGTCGGCGGCCTGCTGTATCCGGCGATGCGCCGCGACGGCTACTCGGGGCCGTTCTCGATCGGCGTGATCATCGCCTCGGGTTCGCTGGGCATCATCATTCCGCCGTCGATCGTGATGATCGTCTATGCCGCAGTCACGGGCGTGTCGGTCGGCGCGCTGTTCATGGCCGGCATCGGCGCGGGCGTGCTCTATGCCGCGTGCTTCATCCCCTACTGCGTGTGGCGCGCCCGGCGCGACGGCGTCAAGCCGATGACGCCGCCGACGCTGCGCGAGCTGTGGCTGGGCCTCAAGGACGCGGCCTGGGGCCTGGGTGTGCCGGTGGTGGTGCTGGGCGGCATCTACGGCGGCGTGTTCACCCCCACCGAGGCCGCAGCGGTATCGGTGATCTATGCCCTGCTGGTCTCGGCGCTGATCTATCGAGAGAAAACCCTCGGCCAGCTCTTTCGCACGATGATCGACGCGGCGACAACAACCGCGCAGGTGATGATCATCCTCGCCGCGGCCTCGGTGCTGGCGTGGTTCCTGACCAGCAACGGGCTCGCGGTGGCGGTGGCCAATGCCGTGCTGTCGCTGTCCGAGAACCCGTACCACATCTTCCTGCTGATCAACGTCACGGTGCTGATCGTCGGCATGTTCCTCGATGCCGCTTCGATCATGGTGATCCTCGCGCCGCTGTTCTACACCATCGGCATCAAGGTCGGCATCGACCCGGTGCATCTGGGTGCGGTACTCACCGTCAACGGCGCCATCGGCATGTTCACGCCGCCCTTCGGCCTGAACCTGTTCGTCGCCAGCTCGCTCGGCGGCGTGAGCTACCTGCAGGCGGTGCGCGGTTCGCTGCCGTTCATCGGCATCGCCATCGCGGCCCTGCTCCTGCTCACCTATCTGCCTGCGGTCAGCATGTGGCTGCCCAACGCGGTATATGGCGGCTGA
- a CDS encoding TRAP transporter small permease translates to MRKLDLLVSRSEEVLIGVLILSASVILFSNVVARYAFNAGFAWAEELVRYQIVWMVFLGASVAARQGIHIGVDLLIKFSPPAIAKLIDLLVHAIAVAFCAALVYYGVELVAQTRAFGQVSPALQMPTWMVQLAIPVGAALMGVRFTQQFFRTLLGREQEAAHLEQIG, encoded by the coding sequence ATGCGGAAACTCGACCTCTTGGTGTCGCGTTCCGAGGAAGTGCTCATTGGCGTGCTCATCCTGAGCGCCTCGGTGATCCTCTTCTCGAACGTCGTCGCACGCTATGCCTTCAACGCCGGTTTCGCCTGGGCCGAGGAACTGGTGCGTTATCAGATCGTGTGGATGGTCTTCCTCGGCGCCAGCGTCGCGGCACGCCAGGGCATCCACATCGGCGTGGACCTGCTCATCAAGTTCAGCCCGCCGGCCATCGCCAAGCTCATCGATCTGCTGGTGCACGCCATCGCCGTGGCCTTCTGCGCCGCCCTGGTGTACTACGGCGTCGAACTGGTCGCGCAGACACGTGCCTTCGGCCAGGTCAGCCCGGCGCTGCAGATGCCGACATGGATGGTGCAGCTCGCGATTCCCGTCGGCGCCGCCCTGATGGGCGTGCGTTTCACGCAGCAGTTCTTCCGCACACTGCTCGGTCGCGAGCAGGAAGCGGCCCACCTCGAACAGATCGGGTGA
- the ggt gene encoding gamma-glutamyltransferase, which translates to MHSNTVTAAAPRGALAHSTEGMATSPHTLATEAGLAVLRKGGNAIEAAIAMGACLAVTYPHFTGLGGDAFMIVADAAGRVRTLSGIGQAAARLPDYRGSIPTRGPGSMLTTAATVDTWGQAHAISRAECGGTMDWGALLEPAIRLARDGFPITPSQRFWLEFRADEMDALPGVAARFLRDGQVPADGTTIRQPDLAASLESIAEHGHRDFYEGRLAARIAAGLAAAGSPLTADDLAATAARVEEPLRVAYRGGELLAHRPPTQGITTLEIMGILERFDLAAVAEGSAEHYHLLVEAVKLAFIDRNRHLADPDFCDVPIDRLLSAGHLSGSAATIDRSRARAWPHAFRNGDTVFLAAADRHGNAVSMLQTLYYDWGSGEAVGDTGMLWHNRGAAFSLDPSHPNVLAPGKRPFHTLNPGMYLKDGRARLLYGTQGADGQPQTLAAILTRLIDYEMDPLAALARPRFLLGRTFSDSRDTLKLEEDAGTEVFAELARRGHEISPIAAQSPLAGHPGAIAIGPEGFSGAHDPRSDGVALGL; encoded by the coding sequence ATGCACTCCAACACTGTGACCGCAGCCGCTCCGCGCGGCGCACTCGCCCACTCGACCGAGGGCATGGCGACCAGCCCGCACACGCTGGCGACCGAGGCCGGACTGGCCGTGCTGCGCAAGGGCGGCAACGCCATCGAGGCGGCGATCGCGATGGGCGCGTGCCTGGCCGTGACCTATCCGCACTTCACCGGTCTGGGGGGCGACGCCTTCATGATCGTCGCCGACGCCGCCGGGCGCGTGCGCACACTCTCGGGTATCGGTCAGGCCGCCGCCCGCCTGCCCGACTACCGCGGCAGCATCCCGACGCGTGGGCCCGGCTCGATGCTGACCACGGCCGCGACCGTAGACACCTGGGGCCAGGCACACGCGATCTCGCGTGCCGAGTGCGGTGGCACGATGGACTGGGGGGCGTTACTGGAGCCGGCCATCCGGCTGGCGCGCGACGGCTTCCCGATCACGCCGTCGCAGCGCTTCTGGCTGGAGTTCCGTGCCGACGAGATGGACGCGCTGCCCGGCGTGGCCGCGCGCTTTCTGCGCGACGGCCAGGTGCCGGCCGATGGCACGACGATCCGCCAGCCGGATCTGGCGGCCTCGCTCGAATCCATCGCCGAACACGGCCACCGTGACTTCTACGAGGGGCGGCTGGCCGCACGCATCGCCGCCGGGCTGGCCGCGGCCGGCTCGCCGCTGACGGCCGACGATCTGGCTGCCACCGCGGCGCGTGTCGAGGAACCGCTGCGCGTGGCCTATCGCGGCGGCGAACTGCTCGCCCATCGGCCGCCCACCCAGGGCATCACGACGCTGGAGATCATGGGCATTCTCGAGCGCTTCGATCTCGCCGCCGTCGCCGAGGGCAGTGCGGAGCACTACCACCTGCTGGTCGAGGCCGTGAAGCTCGCCTTCATCGACCGCAATCGCCATCTGGCCGACCCGGATTTCTGCGACGTACCCATCGACCGCCTGCTCTCGGCCGGCCATCTGTCGGGCTCGGCGGCGACCATCGACCGCAGCCGCGCGCGCGCCTGGCCGCATGCGTTTCGCAACGGCGACACGGTCTTCCTCGCCGCCGCGGACCGCCACGGCAATGCCGTATCGATGCTGCAGACCCTGTATTACGACTGGGGCAGCGGTGAGGCCGTGGGCGACACCGGCATGCTGTGGCACAACCGCGGCGCGGCCTTCAGCCTGGACCCGTCACACCCGAACGTGCTCGCACCGGGCAAGCGCCCGTTCCATACGCTCAACCCTGGCATGTATCTGAAGGACGGGCGGGCGCGCCTGCTCTACGGCACCCAGGGCGCGGACGGTCAGCCGCAGACGCTCGCGGCCATCCTCACCCGTCTGATCGACTACGAAATGGACCCGCTCGCCGCACTGGCGCGCCCGCGCTTCCTGCTGGGGCGCACCTTCTCCGACAGTCGCGACACGCTCAAGCTCGAGGAGGACGCCGGCACCGAGGTCTTCGCCGAACTCGCCCGGCGCGGCCATGAGATCAGCCCGATCGCGGCGCAAAGTCCGCTGGCCGGCCATCCGGGGGCAATCGCCATCGGCCCGGAGGGCTTCTCCGGCGCACACGACCCGCGCAGCGACGGCGTCGCACTCGGCCTGTAG
- the glnK gene encoding P-II family nitrogen regulator, producing MKFITAIIKPFKLDEVREALSAIGVQGITVTEVKGFGRQKGHTELYRGAEYVVDFLPKVKIEVAIRDDMADQVIEAVEKSAATGKIGDGKIFVFELEQVIRIRTGETGADAL from the coding sequence ATGAAATTCATCACAGCCATCATCAAGCCCTTCAAGCTCGACGAGGTCCGCGAGGCCCTCTCGGCGATCGGCGTGCAGGGCATCACCGTGACCGAAGTGAAAGGCTTCGGCCGCCAGAAAGGCCATACGGAGCTGTATCGCGGCGCGGAGTACGTGGTCGATTTCCTGCCCAAGGTGAAGATCGAGGTCGCCATCCGCGACGACATGGCCGACCAGGTCATCGAGGCGGTCGAAAAGTCGGCCGCGACCGGAAAGATCGGCGACGGCAAGATCTTCGTCTTCGAACTCGAACAAGTCATCCGCATCCGCACCGGCGAGACCGGCGCCGATGCGCTGTAA